In Sulfitobacter sp. OXR-159, one DNA window encodes the following:
- a CDS encoding SDR family NAD(P)-dependent oxidoreductase, which produces MSKTALITGASRGLGAALAEALAPTHHIIAVGRTTGALEELDDRIQAEGGSATLAPMDITNADAMAVLCRGIHDRWGGLDLWLHCAVHAAPLTPTDHIDAKDMEKSIAGNVTATARLITFVSPLLGAEGTAVFFDDPRAGTKFFGSYGSTKAAQIALATSWQVETAQIGPRVHILTPDPMPTATRARFFPGEDRAALSDTATQAAAVLAQLSENSAL; this is translated from the coding sequence ATGAGCAAGACAGCATTAATCACCGGCGCGTCGCGCGGCCTTGGGGCCGCTCTGGCAGAGGCTTTGGCCCCCACCCACCACATCATCGCCGTCGGTCGCACGACCGGCGCGTTGGAAGAGCTAGATGACCGTATCCAAGCCGAGGGTGGCAGCGCCACACTGGCCCCGATGGACATCACCAACGCCGATGCGATGGCGGTGCTTTGCCGGGGCATCCACGACCGTTGGGGCGGGCTTGACCTCTGGCTGCACTGCGCCGTGCACGCAGCCCCACTAACGCCCACCGATCACATTGACGCCAAGGATATGGAGAAATCCATCGCGGGCAATGTCACCGCCACGGCGCGGCTGATCACCTTTGTCTCCCCGCTTTTGGGGGCAGAGGGGACGGCGGTCTTTTTTGATGATCCGCGTGCTGGCACGAAATTCTTCGGCAGCTACGGGTCGACCAAGGCCGCGCAGATCGCGCTGGCGACCTCTTGGCAGGTTGAAACCGCGCAGATCGGCCCGCGCGTGCATATCCTCACCCCCGACCCGATGCCCACTGCCACCCGCGCGCGTTTCTTTCCCGGTGAAGACCGCGCAGCGCTCAGTGACACCGCCACGCAGGCCGCTGCGGTATTGGCGCAACTGTCGGAAAACTCCGCCTTGTGA
- a CDS encoding pilus assembly protein PilZ, translating to MTSTGTPTPKKVSDLATEKADLSSTALIGIFGSDATPGALIREGGGKISRVEVGDQVAGGVVAAIGQGTLVLSSRRGNKVLRLPQG from the coding sequence ATGACGAGCACTGGGACCCCGACCCCAAAGAAAGTCTCCGATCTGGCAACTGAAAAGGCCGATCTGTCCAGCACAGCGCTGATTGGTATTTTCGGCAGCGACGCTACGCCCGGCGCGCTGATCCGCGAAGGCGGCGGCAAAATCTCCCGCGTTGAAGTGGGCGACCAAGTCGCTGGCGGCGTTGTTGCGGCCATTGGGCAAGGCACATTGGTGCTTTCCAGCCGCCGCGGCAACAAAGTGCTGCGCCTGCCGCAGGGCTGA
- a CDS encoding ferredoxin--NADP reductase, whose protein sequence is MTEQSTVNQTAAKPVPTLPDAQTVTSVTHWTDQLFSFRVSRPASLRFRSGEFVMIGLMGDPHPETGKQKPLLRAYSIASPAWDDELEFYSIKVQDGPLTSKLQHIQPGDQIILRPKPVGTLVHDALLPGDRLWMFATGTGFAPFASLLREPETYEKFDEVIVTHTCRDVAELEYGRQLIEGLKADELMQELIGPENLAKIRYYPTTTREESPKMGRITNLLQDGTVFKDLGVPQINAAHDRAMVCGSLGFNKDIMEILEGFGLTEGANSDPQHFVVEKAFVG, encoded by the coding sequence ATGACCGAGCAGAGCACAGTGAACCAAACCGCCGCCAAGCCCGTCCCGACGTTGCCCGACGCCCAGACCGTGACCTCTGTCACCCACTGGACGGATCAGCTTTTCTCGTTCCGGGTATCGCGGCCCGCGTCCTTGCGCTTCCGCTCGGGCGAGTTTGTCATGATCGGCCTGATGGGCGATCCGCACCCCGAGACGGGCAAACAAAAACCCCTGCTGCGCGCCTATTCCATCGCCTCCCCCGCGTGGGACGATGAGCTGGAGTTCTATTCGATCAAAGTGCAGGACGGCCCGCTGACCTCGAAACTGCAGCACATCCAGCCCGGCGATCAGATCATCCTGCGGCCCAAACCCGTAGGCACGCTGGTGCATGACGCGCTGCTGCCGGGCGACCGGTTGTGGATGTTCGCCACAGGTACGGGCTTTGCCCCCTTTGCCAGCCTGCTGCGCGAGCCTGAGACCTATGAGAAATTCGATGAGGTCATCGTCACCCACACCTGCCGCGATGTGGCGGAACTGGAATATGGCCGCCAGTTGATCGAAGGGCTGAAGGCCGACGAACTGATGCAAGAGCTGATCGGCCCCGAAAACCTCGCCAAGATCCGCTATTACCCGACCACCACCCGCGAAGAGAGCCCCAAGATGGGCCGGATCACGAACCTTTTGCAGGATGGCACGGTGTTCAAAGATCTCGGCGTGCCTCAGATCAACGCCGCCCACGACCGCGCCATGGTCTGCGGCAGCTTGGGCTTCAACAAGGATATCATGGAGATCCTCGAAGGTTTTGGCCTCACCGAGGGCGCCAATTCCGACCCCCAGCATTTCGTCGTCGAAAAGGCCTTCGTGGGCTAA
- a CDS encoding DUF934 domain-containing protein, whose protein sequence is MSVLVTDTGFTADDWTQGYCEDGAANDCRAVDLASDADAHALTLTPALEMIRVDFPSFADGRGFTIARVLRLRGYTGRLRARGHVLADQYAMARRAGFDEVEIDDDLAARQPEDQWLARADWQAHDYQSRLRGASPQAAAAK, encoded by the coding sequence ATGAGCGTACTCGTCACCGACACAGGTTTCACCGCCGACGACTGGACCCAAGGCTATTGCGAAGATGGCGCCGCGAACGATTGCCGCGCCGTCGATCTGGCCTCTGACGCCGATGCACATGCCCTCACGCTGACCCCGGCGCTTGAGATGATCCGCGTCGACTTCCCCTCTTTCGCGGATGGGCGCGGTTTTACCATCGCGCGCGTTTTGCGCCTCCGCGGCTACACGGGCCGTCTGCGCGCCCGCGGGCATGTGCTGGCCGATCAATACGCCATGGCCCGCCGCGCGGGTTTTGATGAGGTTGAGATCGACGATGATCTGGCCGCGCGTCAACCTGAGGACCAATGGCTGGCCCGCGCCGATTGGCAGGCCCATGACTATCAGTCCCGCCTTCGCGGAGCCTCCCCACAGGCAGCGGCGGCCAAATAG
- a CDS encoding phosphoadenylyl-sulfate reductase, whose product MPLDTPELHPFSNTDAPPPEGLRAVEEKVVRLNADLRHHGATDVIRRAYAEIENLTLVSSFGAESVALLHLASMVSRDIPVLFIDTEMLFAETLVYQQELSERLGLRKVTTLRSEEIAAQDPDGTLHQYDTDACCALRKTRPLQNALAGYDGWITGRKRFQSGSRAALEFFEVEIPDDGAAPRIKVNPLAYWATSDVADYITENRLPRHPLVAKGYPSIGCAPCTSPVAPGEDPRAGRWRDQNKEECGIHFVNGKVVRTGDKS is encoded by the coding sequence ATGCCGCTTGACACCCCTGAACTTCATCCTTTCTCAAATACCGATGCGCCGCCCCCCGAGGGGCTGCGCGCGGTCGAGGAAAAAGTCGTACGGCTCAACGCGGACCTGCGCCACCACGGGGCGACGGATGTCATCCGCCGCGCCTATGCCGAGATCGAGAACCTCACCCTCGTCTCAAGCTTTGGCGCGGAATCGGTGGCGCTCTTGCACCTTGCCTCAATGGTGTCGCGGGATATCCCGGTGCTCTTTATCGACACCGAGATGCTCTTTGCCGAAACGCTCGTCTACCAGCAAGAACTGAGCGAGCGGCTGGGCCTGCGCAAGGTCACCACCCTGCGCAGCGAAGAGATCGCAGCACAGGATCCCGATGGCACGCTGCACCAGTATGACACCGACGCCTGCTGCGCATTGCGCAAAACGCGGCCCTTGCAAAACGCGCTGGCGGGCTATGACGGCTGGATCACCGGGCGCAAACGCTTTCAATCCGGCAGCCGCGCGGCCTTGGAGTTCTTTGAGGTCGAGATCCCCGACGATGGCGCTGCCCCGCGCATCAAGGTGAACCCGCTGGCCTATTGGGCAACCTCGGATGTGGCCGATTACATCACCGAGAACCGCCTGCCCCGGCATCCGCTGGTGGCCAAGGGCTATCCCTCGATCGGCTGCGCACCCTGCACCTCGCCCGTGGCACCCGGCGAAGACCCGCGTGCCGGGCGCTGGCGCGATCAGAACAAAGAAGAATGCGGCATCCACTTTGTGAACGGCAAAGTGGTCCGAACAGGAGACAAATCATGA